The following are encoded in a window of Rhodothermus bifroesti genomic DNA:
- the ispE gene encoding 4-(cytidine 5'-diphospho)-2-C-methyl-D-erythritol kinase, whose amino-acid sequence MSFCNVQEPTSKAVLTEVAQAKINLGLRVLRRRSDGYHDIETVLLRIPWGDQVHAAPDTSFAFTCSDPLLPTDARNLCVRAAYGLAEWLQRRPWGRLHLEKYVPYGAGLGSGSSDAAATLRVLSRLWGVRLGSEALQRLAASLGSDVPFFLWPQPVALATGRGEVLHPLPDFHFPYYLVVVVPSLQVATAEAYRLVQPRERPSPPLVEVVRSNDPERWQRELINDFELPVFSRYPELQALKCWLLEAGAVYGALSGSGAALFGVFTDLKRAEAAACEAAQRGLRSWYGQPETSTQSCTAI is encoded by the coding sequence GTGTCGTTTTGCAACGTGCAGGAGCCAACCTCAAAGGCAGTACTGACGGAAGTAGCTCAGGCAAAAATCAACCTGGGCTTGCGTGTGCTCCGGCGGCGTTCGGATGGCTACCATGACATTGAGACGGTCTTATTGCGTATTCCTTGGGGCGACCAGGTCCACGCAGCCCCCGATACGTCTTTTGCGTTTACGTGTTCGGATCCTTTGCTTCCAACCGATGCCCGAAACCTGTGCGTGCGCGCTGCCTACGGCTTGGCTGAATGGTTGCAACGCCGGCCTTGGGGACGGTTGCACCTGGAAAAGTATGTGCCTTATGGCGCTGGGCTAGGCAGCGGCTCTAGCGATGCTGCTGCTACGCTACGGGTTCTTAGTCGTCTCTGGGGGGTGCGTCTCGGGTCGGAAGCCTTGCAGCGTCTTGCTGCCTCTTTGGGCTCAGATGTACCATTTTTTTTGTGGCCTCAGCCAGTTGCTTTGGCTACAGGGCGTGGCGAAGTGCTGCATCCACTCCCGGATTTCCACTTTCCTTACTACTTGGTGGTGGTAGTCCCTTCCCTGCAAGTGGCTACAGCCGAAGCCTACCGGCTAGTGCAGCCTCGAGAACGCCCCAGCCCTCCACTGGTCGAAGTGGTGCGGTCAAATGATCCTGAACGCTGGCAGCGCGAGCTGATCAATGATTTTGAGCTGCCTGTGTTCAGCCGTTATCCTGAACTGCAAGCTCTGAAATGTTGGCTCCTGGAGGCAGGTGCCGTTTATGGCGCACTTTCAGGCTCTGGAGCAGCCCTGTTTGGCGTCTTTACCGATCTAAAACGTGCGGAAGCCGCGGCTTGCGAAGCCGCGCAGCGTGGACTGCGGAGCTGGTATGGCCAACCCGAAACTTCCACCCAATCCTGCACCGCAATATGA
- the xth gene encoding exodeoxyribonuclease III codes for MRVATWNVNSIRARLERVLSWIDRTQPDVVCLQETKVIDDDFPEDPFRERGYELALFGQKTYNGVAILSRLPLSEVRRGLNGESEARFLQARCGKQLVVCSVYVPNGGSVGSEAWHYKLAWLDRLCAYLAMQASSEALWLLAGDFNVAPEARDVAFPEAWADSVLFHEDVRKAFRRLLDWGLVDLIRQHYEGPGPYTWWDYRGLAFPKGDGLRIDHLLATPPLAALCTAAGVHREERKGPKPSDHAPVWAEFQGL; via the coding sequence ATGAGGGTCGCTACCTGGAACGTGAATTCCATACGGGCCCGATTGGAACGGGTGCTGTCCTGGATAGACCGCACGCAGCCTGATGTGGTCTGCTTGCAAGAGACCAAAGTGATCGATGACGACTTCCCCGAAGATCCATTCCGCGAGCGAGGCTACGAGCTGGCCCTCTTCGGCCAAAAAACCTATAACGGTGTGGCTATTTTGAGTCGGCTGCCGCTGAGCGAGGTGCGCCGCGGGCTTAATGGTGAAAGCGAAGCCCGTTTTCTTCAGGCCCGTTGTGGGAAGCAGCTTGTGGTGTGCAGCGTCTACGTCCCCAATGGCGGTAGCGTAGGCTCCGAAGCTTGGCATTACAAACTGGCCTGGCTTGATCGGCTTTGCGCTTACCTGGCCATGCAGGCGAGCTCAGAGGCGCTATGGCTCCTGGCTGGCGACTTCAACGTAGCGCCCGAAGCCCGTGATGTTGCTTTTCCCGAGGCCTGGGCCGACTCGGTGCTCTTCCATGAGGACGTTCGAAAAGCTTTTCGTCGTTTGCTGGACTGGGGGCTAGTCGATCTCATTCGCCAACACTACGAAGGCCCAGGACCTTATACCTGGTGGGACTATCGTGGCCTGGCTTTTCCTAAAGGTGACGGTTTGCGCATCGACCACCTGCTGGCTACGCCTCCGCTAGCTGCGCTTTGCACGGCTGCCGGTGTGCATCGAGAAGAGCGTAAAGGCCCTAAACCCTCGGACCACGCTCCCGTATGGGCTGAATTCCAGGGCCTGTAA
- a CDS encoding ferritin-like domain-containing protein has product METKVKEVTREQLIRGLNEDLAHEYQAVLMYATYAAMTSGIHRPLLKQFFEAEIPEELRHAQFLANKITALGGIPTTKPAQVTLQETNRAMLEEVLRAETETIARYVQRRQQAEAFGDYGLANDLDEIISDETRHKEEVEKLLRGMNEH; this is encoded by the coding sequence ATGGAAACGAAAGTCAAAGAAGTTACCCGCGAGCAGCTTATTCGGGGGCTCAACGAAGACCTGGCTCATGAATACCAGGCAGTGCTGATGTATGCGACCTATGCGGCCATGACAAGCGGCATCCACCGGCCGCTGCTCAAGCAGTTCTTCGAAGCCGAAATTCCTGAAGAGCTACGCCATGCCCAGTTTTTGGCCAATAAAATCACGGCCCTAGGAGGGATCCCCACCACTAAGCCGGCCCAGGTGACGCTGCAAGAAACCAACCGAGCTATGCTAGAGGAAGTGCTACGGGCTGAGACCGAGACCATCGCACGCTATGTGCAGCGTCGCCAGCAGGCTGAGGCTTTTGGCGACTACGGATTGGCCAACGATCTGGATGAGATTATCAGCGATGAAACCCGTCATAAGGAAGAGGTCGAAAAACTCTTGCGGGGCATGAACGAGCACTAA
- a CDS encoding flavin monoamine oxidase family protein: MRRKPAWDVIVVGAGMAGLAAAEALGRTGLRLLLLEARERIGGRVYTYADATLPVPIELGAEFVHGRPEVTLRLMQQAGIPLLRVPEAHAVWLEGQLSVVHFLETLQPFLRQLPPAEASDEAVAAFWQRVLTDALPPSTRALARIIAEGFEAADPGQLSLQALAAMWRLRDGEAFDYPQFRPLGGYGRLARWLYRRVAASAACMLQTRVTEVHWEPGHVIVHALQLGKLRRFEARALVLTVPLPLLQGEGPAALHLEPALPSAWRTALQQLGMGAAVRVTLCFRELFWEQKPLFRELSFVHAPDEPFTTIWQPAPLRLPILMAWAGGPAAQRLAELSMEEIIAEALHTIGRLYGLRDPWRYLVTARGYNWQRDPFAGGAYSFVRPGGLGARAMLSRPVHHTLFLAGEATDEDEAATVAGALQSGYRAATQVQQALQGRALTTAA, translated from the coding sequence ATGCGTCGCAAACCAGCCTGGGATGTAATTGTGGTGGGCGCAGGGATGGCTGGCCTTGCGGCTGCCGAGGCCTTAGGAAGGACAGGACTGCGCCTATTGCTCCTGGAGGCCCGTGAGCGCATCGGGGGTCGGGTGTATACCTATGCGGACGCGACGCTGCCCGTCCCCATTGAACTGGGGGCAGAGTTCGTTCATGGCCGTCCTGAGGTAACGCTGCGCTTGATGCAGCAGGCAGGTATTCCCTTGCTGCGCGTTCCAGAAGCGCACGCTGTGTGGCTTGAAGGCCAGCTATCGGTTGTTCATTTTCTGGAAACGCTGCAGCCATTTCTTCGCCAACTACCTCCTGCAGAGGCTTCTGATGAAGCCGTAGCTGCTTTTTGGCAGCGCGTGCTGACAGACGCGCTGCCCCCTTCCACACGCGCGCTGGCACGTATTATCGCCGAAGGCTTTGAAGCTGCCGATCCAGGGCAACTCAGCCTCCAGGCACTGGCTGCTATGTGGCGCTTGCGGGACGGCGAAGCCTTCGATTATCCCCAGTTTCGTCCATTAGGCGGCTATGGTCGCCTAGCACGTTGGCTTTACCGTAGGGTGGCAGCCTCAGCAGCCTGCATGCTCCAAACCCGTGTGACTGAGGTGCACTGGGAGCCAGGTCACGTGATTGTTCATGCCCTCCAGCTGGGTAAGCTGCGGCGCTTTGAGGCCCGGGCACTAGTGCTTACTGTCCCACTCCCTCTCCTACAGGGCGAAGGGCCGGCAGCGCTGCACTTGGAACCAGCGCTGCCTTCGGCCTGGAGGACGGCTTTGCAGCAGCTGGGCATGGGTGCTGCCGTGCGCGTGACGCTTTGTTTCCGTGAGTTGTTTTGGGAGCAAAAGCCTTTATTTCGAGAGCTAAGCTTTGTACACGCGCCAGACGAACCATTTACCACCATCTGGCAACCAGCCCCCTTGCGACTGCCCATCTTGATGGCCTGGGCCGGAGGGCCCGCAGCACAGCGATTGGCTGAGCTGTCTATGGAAGAAATCATTGCAGAAGCCTTGCATACCATCGGCCGTCTGTATGGCCTACGGGATCCCTGGCGCTATCTGGTTACTGCACGAGGGTACAATTGGCAACGTGACCCGTTTGCCGGAGGAGCCTATAGCTTTGTGCGTCCAGGAGGATTAGGGGCCCGTGCGATGCTGAGCCGTCCAGTGCATCACACCCTCTTTCTTGCAGGGGAGGCGACCGACGAGGATGAAGCTGCTACAGTGGCCGGCGCGTTGCAGAGCGGCTACCGAGCCGCAACCCAGGTCCAGCAAGCCCTGCAGGGTCGTGCCCTTACAACCGCAGCTTAA
- a CDS encoding RsmB/NOP family class I SAM-dependent RNA methyltransferase, protein MFYVPEVLRRYQPIVDDWEAFVDALHRPLPVCAWTNTLRLTPAQLAVELEAEGLRPVPLRWRSDAFRLAPEAAPGNCLAYVLGHFHVQEEVSLLPVLLLDPQPGERVLDLCAAPGGKTAQIAVRMENRGTVVANDRHPLRLRQLSGTIERLGLLNVSTTLHDGATFPLESGPFDRVLVDVPCSCEGNYRKDPTVADGFAGSPELCVQQQALLHRAVALCRPGGRIVYATCTFAPEENEQVVDAVLRDWGDRLRVVPVRVEGFRVAEGITEWNGRRYHPSLQHALRVWPHLNDTGGFFVVVLERIA, encoded by the coding sequence ATGTTCTACGTGCCTGAGGTGTTACGCCGCTACCAGCCGATCGTGGATGATTGGGAAGCATTTGTGGATGCCTTGCACCGACCGCTTCCGGTGTGTGCGTGGACGAACACGTTGCGCCTAACGCCTGCACAGCTTGCGGTTGAGCTTGAGGCAGAAGGCCTGCGGCCGGTACCGCTTCGCTGGCGCTCTGATGCCTTCCGTCTGGCGCCTGAAGCAGCGCCGGGCAACTGCCTAGCGTACGTCTTGGGACACTTTCATGTCCAGGAAGAAGTATCGCTTTTGCCTGTTCTGTTGCTGGATCCCCAGCCTGGAGAGCGTGTACTGGACTTATGCGCTGCACCTGGGGGAAAAACAGCCCAGATTGCGGTGCGCATGGAAAACCGAGGCACGGTGGTCGCTAACGACCGCCATCCGTTGCGGCTGCGGCAGCTTTCCGGAACCATCGAGCGGCTGGGTTTACTCAACGTTAGCACGACGCTGCACGATGGGGCTACTTTTCCTTTAGAAAGTGGTCCGTTTGACCGAGTCCTGGTCGACGTGCCTTGCTCCTGCGAAGGGAATTATCGTAAGGATCCAACGGTAGCGGACGGCTTTGCCGGCAGTCCAGAGCTCTGCGTTCAGCAACAGGCACTGCTGCATCGGGCCGTGGCGTTATGTCGTCCTGGCGGTCGCATTGTGTATGCCACGTGCACTTTTGCACCTGAAGAAAACGAACAGGTGGTTGATGCCGTGCTGCGCGACTGGGGAGATCGGCTTCGGGTAGTGCCAGTCCGTGTGGAAGGTTTTCGCGTTGCGGAAGGGATAACAGAATGGAACGGCAGACGCTACCATCCATCGCTTCAACACGCGCTGCGCGTCTGGCCGCACTTAAACGATACTGGAGGATTTTTTGTGGTGGTGCTGGAGCGTATCGCCTGA
- a CDS encoding RNA polymerase sigma-70 factor, with the protein MSVEALSIKSSLSLLSAREREWIRRIRQGDGEAYACMFRCYYSALCRFALSMLDEEEAAHEVVQEVFLRIWERRHLWQPTYSLRLYLYQAVRNEALNYRRRRALIQRYQVSWEAVPLATEPTAPTVPDEALQAQEFYQALQQAIASLPERRRLTFLLHREHGFTYAEIAKIMGVSPKTVSNQLAEAVKFLRIQLARFQVQ; encoded by the coding sequence ATGTCTGTCGAAGCTTTGTCAATAAAATCTTCCCTATCGCTGTTAAGTGCGCGTGAGCGGGAATGGATTCGGCGCATTCGGCAGGGAGATGGTGAAGCCTATGCCTGCATGTTTCGCTGCTACTACAGTGCGCTTTGCCGCTTTGCGCTTAGTATGTTGGACGAAGAAGAGGCCGCGCATGAGGTCGTACAGGAAGTTTTCTTGCGCATTTGGGAACGCCGCCATCTCTGGCAGCCAACCTATTCGCTGCGGCTGTATCTTTACCAAGCCGTTCGTAACGAAGCCTTAAACTACCGGCGGCGTCGAGCGCTGATCCAGCGCTATCAAGTTTCATGGGAAGCGGTTCCTTTGGCAACTGAACCTACAGCCCCTACGGTACCTGACGAGGCGCTTCAGGCGCAGGAGTTCTACCAGGCCCTTCAACAGGCCATTGCTAGTTTGCCTGAGCGGCGACGTTTGACCTTTCTCTTACATCGGGAGCATGGGTTTACGTATGCCGAGATCGCAAAAATCATGGGAGTTTCGCCTAAAACCGTCAGCAACCAGCTGGCCGAAGCCGTAAAATTTCTGCGCATACAGCTGGCCCGCTTTCAGGTCCAGTAG
- a CDS encoding DUF4880 domain-containing protein, with protein sequence MERPLSWQNLVDCLAGEAPDKLQQRVQQWRLADPRHEAVWQALQQLWEATAVATSPNPAMLEQRWQELLRKMRQRGLPLPGSEPSPTKKPCKGCDAQGS encoded by the coding sequence GTGGAAAGGCCGCTTAGCTGGCAAAACCTGGTGGACTGTTTGGCAGGCGAGGCCCCTGACAAGCTGCAACAGCGGGTGCAGCAGTGGCGATTGGCTGATCCTCGGCACGAGGCTGTGTGGCAAGCTTTGCAGCAACTTTGGGAGGCCACGGCTGTTGCGACCTCACCCAATCCAGCGATGCTGGAGCAACGCTGGCAGGAATTGCTACGCAAAATGCGACAGCGTGGCCTGCCACTGCCAGGTAGTGAACCGTCGCCCACTAAAAAACCTTGCAAAGGCTGCGATGCGCAAGGCAGTTGA
- a CDS encoding glycoside hydrolase family 3 protein, with protein sequence MRLHFLSYLMLILLAAACRQATPPASDTTFAPLSHYDTQARALLAQMTLEEKIGQMIQAEQAFLQEPADIQTYYLGSILSGGNSDPAAGNSLQAWTEVYDSLQAIALRTRLGIPLLYGIDAVHGHSNVEGAVIFPHNIGLGCTRDPKLVEEVHRITAIEMRATGIHWNFAPCIAVARDERWGRTYESFSENPELVAELGAAAVRGLQHGGLRNPLAVLATAKHFAGDGGTTFGTGGPQGALLDQGDTRLDEATFRQLHVRPYLDAIRAGVGAIMVSYNSWNGVKMTGHRYMLTEVLKNELGFEGIVISDYNAIDQVHPDYKTAIELSINAGIDMAMVPTRYREFFRLLKELVEEGRVPMERIDDAVLRILRVKYAMGLMDGERAVFADRSLWAQFGSAEHRALAREAVRKSLVLLKNENRTLPLAKNLPRIHVAGLHADNLGYQCGGWTIDWQGGSGRITEGTTILEAIRKAVAPGTQVTYTEDGSGAQGASVAIAVIGERPYAEFLGDRSDLSLDPDDVAVVRRLKAAGVPVVVVLISGRPMIINDVLELADAFVAAWLPGTEGDGVADVLFGDYAPTGKLSFSWPRSMHQIPINVGDEPYEPLFPYGYGLTY encoded by the coding sequence ATGCGTCTACACTTCCTAAGCTATCTTATGCTTATACTTTTGGCGGCCGCCTGTCGGCAAGCAACGCCGCCTGCATCCGACACGACGTTTGCGCCGCTTTCTCATTACGATACGCAAGCGCGAGCGCTCCTGGCTCAAATGACCTTAGAAGAAAAAATCGGCCAGATGATTCAGGCCGAGCAGGCATTTTTGCAGGAGCCGGCAGACATTCAGACCTATTACCTGGGTTCTATTCTCAGCGGAGGAAACTCTGATCCTGCTGCAGGGAACAGTCTCCAAGCTTGGACAGAAGTTTACGACAGCCTGCAAGCTATTGCCCTGCGCACGCGCTTAGGCATTCCGTTGCTTTACGGCATCGATGCTGTGCATGGCCACAGCAACGTCGAAGGTGCGGTGATTTTCCCACACAATATTGGCCTGGGTTGCACGCGCGATCCGAAGCTTGTCGAAGAAGTGCATCGCATCACGGCTATCGAAATGCGTGCTACAGGCATTCATTGGAATTTTGCACCCTGCATTGCGGTGGCCCGTGACGAGCGCTGGGGACGCACCTACGAAAGCTTTTCGGAAAATCCAGAACTTGTCGCCGAGCTGGGTGCTGCTGCTGTACGTGGGTTGCAACATGGGGGTCTGCGTAACCCCTTGGCGGTGCTGGCAACCGCTAAGCATTTTGCAGGCGATGGCGGCACTACCTTCGGTACCGGTGGCCCTCAAGGGGCACTATTGGACCAAGGCGACACGCGGCTGGACGAAGCAACGTTTCGGCAGCTCCACGTACGTCCTTACCTTGACGCCATTCGCGCGGGCGTAGGCGCTATTATGGTGTCCTATAATAGCTGGAATGGCGTTAAAATGACGGGCCACCGGTACATGCTCACCGAGGTGCTGAAAAATGAACTAGGCTTCGAAGGCATTGTCATTTCCGACTACAATGCGATCGATCAGGTCCACCCAGACTACAAAACCGCTATTGAGCTTTCGATCAATGCCGGTATCGATATGGCCATGGTGCCCACCCGCTACCGGGAGTTCTTTCGCTTGTTGAAAGAACTCGTCGAAGAGGGACGGGTGCCTATGGAACGCATTGACGATGCCGTGCTGCGCATTTTGCGGGTTAAGTATGCTATGGGACTGATGGACGGCGAGCGGGCTGTTTTTGCTGATCGTAGCCTTTGGGCTCAGTTTGGCTCGGCCGAGCATCGGGCGCTAGCCCGGGAGGCCGTGCGTAAATCGCTCGTTTTGTTGAAAAACGAAAACCGCACCCTGCCCCTGGCCAAAAACTTGCCTCGTATTCATGTGGCTGGACTCCACGCCGACAACTTGGGCTACCAGTGTGGCGGCTGGACAATCGACTGGCAGGGTGGCAGCGGGCGCATCACCGAAGGCACAACCATTCTGGAAGCAATCCGAAAAGCCGTCGCCCCAGGCACCCAGGTCACATATACTGAAGACGGCAGTGGGGCACAAGGGGCTAGTGTAGCGATTGCGGTCATTGGAGAGCGCCCGTATGCCGAATTTCTCGGCGACCGCTCCGACCTGTCGCTGGATCCGGACGACGTAGCTGTCGTGCGTCGGCTTAAAGCAGCTGGTGTGCCTGTCGTGGTTGTGCTGATCTCTGGTCGGCCCATGATTATTAACGACGTGCTTGAGTTGGCCGATGCGTTTGTGGCAGCTTGGCTACCTGGCACCGAAGGCGACGGCGTGGCCGACGTGCTTTTTGGCGATTATGCGCCTACGGGCAAGTTGTCGTTTAGCTGGCCACGCAGCATGCATCAAATCCCAATCAATGTGGGTGACGAGCCCTATGAACCGCTCTTCCCCTACGGCTATGGCTTGACCTACTAA
- a CDS encoding glycosidase: MSVSIQTALMALLQRTAHPILSPRPELPWASGAVFNPSAWYDGTRVHLVFQAVTAGYRHSPLPNAQNNLLAYDFTPSVLGYATSTDGLHFTWREVPLLEPSEASDRYGLEEPRVTFLEGRYWITYTVRSTLGPGAEDGVHIGMASTIDFERLEKHGIIGPPGHSKGAVLFPRRLGGKIALLHHIEPDIQIVYFQDWEQLLQYAVYVWTEHLADIDEHVVLRPARLWERQKIVAGAPPLETPEGWLLLYCGVDETYTYRAGAALLDLDDPQRTIARTRVPLLEPELPFEREGVSPGGAVVIEDRLHVYYSAANKMVGHAAAPLRDVVDFVLEEQRRSWSMPRVYMLSTQGGQAAMRTLAQPVPVTVERLHGGQPVLEPLPQHPWESRVVLNPAAVLVEAGPELEQLMHAWELSAAQRERLRQAGGACVMIYRAQGAEGLPRGHAPSSLGLAVLTPTLELVQRWPEPIIRPDAVFQDLGAEDARCTRVGDTYYLFYTGYTTENPRFPSFLGRVHICLATTKDFIHWELHGPIPGDVNAVDNKNAALLPEPVDGQWLLLHRPLYGPHPMAIHLAEADRPEGPFRSRGLFMASYRYREFALSWIGAGGPPIALDKRRFLMIYHQGHLDWEGHREYDLAAALLDFNRPDPVVARLEPLMRPTGDQEKVGDPLLGVDNVLFACANYRWGPDLIIPYAAADSRIFGARVSFDALLEALMRMTTTEATTPKS, from the coding sequence GTGTCTGTATCTATTCAGACTGCACTCATGGCGCTTTTGCAACGCACAGCTCATCCTATCCTGAGCCCCCGTCCGGAGCTACCCTGGGCTTCAGGAGCTGTCTTTAACCCCAGCGCTTGGTACGACGGTACCCGCGTGCATCTGGTCTTCCAAGCGGTTACCGCAGGCTACCGGCATTCCCCACTGCCGAACGCCCAAAACAACCTGCTGGCTTATGACTTTACCCCATCGGTGCTGGGCTATGCCACCAGCACCGACGGACTGCATTTTACCTGGCGCGAAGTGCCTCTTTTGGAGCCTAGCGAAGCATCTGACCGTTACGGTCTGGAAGAGCCACGCGTTACCTTTCTAGAAGGGCGCTACTGGATTACGTACACCGTACGCAGCACCCTAGGCCCTGGAGCTGAAGACGGCGTGCACATCGGCATGGCCTCGACCATAGACTTTGAACGTTTAGAAAAACACGGCATCATAGGACCTCCAGGGCACAGCAAAGGCGCTGTGCTGTTCCCACGCCGCCTTGGCGGAAAGATTGCCTTGCTACATCATATCGAACCCGATATTCAAATCGTTTACTTTCAGGACTGGGAGCAGCTGCTGCAATATGCGGTGTATGTTTGGACTGAACACCTGGCCGATATCGACGAGCATGTGGTTTTGCGCCCTGCACGCCTATGGGAACGTCAAAAAATCGTTGCCGGTGCACCGCCCCTGGAAACACCTGAAGGCTGGTTGCTTCTCTACTGCGGTGTAGACGAAACGTACACCTATCGGGCAGGGGCTGCCTTGCTCGACCTTGACGATCCGCAGCGCACAATTGCACGTACGCGCGTGCCTCTACTTGAACCCGAATTGCCGTTTGAGCGTGAAGGAGTTTCCCCCGGAGGTGCTGTAGTGATCGAAGACCGCTTGCACGTCTACTATAGTGCCGCCAATAAAATGGTAGGACATGCCGCAGCGCCGCTGCGAGACGTGGTCGACTTTGTGCTGGAAGAGCAGCGGCGCAGCTGGTCTATGCCACGGGTGTACATGCTGTCTACCCAAGGGGGGCAAGCAGCAATGCGTACCCTGGCCCAACCTGTACCGGTGACTGTTGAGCGGTTGCATGGGGGACAACCCGTGCTGGAGCCTTTACCGCAGCATCCTTGGGAATCGCGCGTAGTGCTCAATCCAGCAGCTGTGCTCGTTGAAGCTGGCCCAGAGCTTGAACAGCTGATGCACGCCTGGGAGCTGAGTGCGGCGCAGCGCGAGCGATTGCGCCAAGCAGGGGGGGCCTGCGTTATGATTTACCGGGCACAGGGGGCCGAAGGGCTGCCTCGAGGCCATGCCCCATCGTCACTCGGATTGGCTGTACTGACGCCCACCCTGGAGCTTGTGCAGCGTTGGCCCGAGCCTATCATCCGCCCCGATGCCGTCTTCCAAGACCTCGGTGCCGAAGATGCCCGATGCACCCGCGTAGGCGACACCTACTACCTTTTTTACACAGGCTATACCACCGAAAACCCGCGCTTCCCGTCGTTTTTGGGGCGTGTGCATATTTGTTTGGCCACGACAAAAGATTTTATCCACTGGGAGCTTCACGGGCCCATCCCAGGTGATGTCAACGCAGTAGACAATAAAAATGCTGCTTTGCTGCCTGAACCGGTCGATGGCCAGTGGCTACTCCTGCACCGACCGCTTTACGGGCCACATCCTATGGCCATTCACCTGGCCGAAGCCGACCGGCCCGAAGGCCCCTTCCGCAGTCGCGGCCTGTTTATGGCGAGCTACCGCTATCGCGAGTTCGCACTTTCCTGGATCGGTGCTGGTGGTCCCCCCATCGCTTTGGACAAGCGGCGCTTCTTAATGATTTACCACCAAGGGCATCTCGACTGGGAGGGGCATCGCGAGTACGACTTAGCCGCAGCGCTGCTGGATTTCAACCGGCCTGATCCTGTTGTAGCCCGCCTAGAGCCGCTCATGCGGCCTACAGGAGATCAGGAAAAAGTAGGTGACCCACTCCTGGGCGTCGACAATGTGCTGTTTGCTTGTGCTAACTACCGATGGGGTCCGGACCTGATCATTCCTTATGCTGCTGCCGACAGCCGAATCTTCGGAGCACGCGTTTCTTTTGACGCCTTGCTTGAGGCCCTCATGCGCATGACCACGACAGAAGCAACAACGCCTAAATCATAG
- a CDS encoding glycosyltransferase family 4 protein: MRIAMLAPIAWRVPPRHYGPWEQVVWLLTEGLVERGLDVTLFATADAQTRARLIAVCPRPYEEDPTLDVKVWECLHISEVFERAEAFDLIHNHFDFLPLTYSGLVRTPVLTTIHGFSSERILPVYRKYNGQTYYVAISHADRHPDLDYVATVYHGIDLEAFTLRTEPGTYLLFLGRIHPDKGTREAIEVALQSGMPLKIAGIIQDRAYFAQEVAPFIDGQQIQYLGPVGPQERDVLLGGAYALVHLINFNEPFGLSVVEAMACGTPVLARPRGAMPEIVRDGQTGVLVQTVAEAVEALPRLGQLDRAQIRAYVASRFSRERMVEDYLRVYQEVLDRHRARQAA; the protein is encoded by the coding sequence ATGCGGATTGCGATGCTGGCACCGATTGCCTGGCGCGTACCGCCTCGGCATTACGGACCCTGGGAGCAAGTGGTATGGCTGCTTACTGAAGGACTAGTCGAACGCGGGCTCGATGTGACGCTTTTTGCAACGGCCGATGCGCAAACGCGCGCCCGTTTGATTGCTGTTTGCCCCCGCCCCTATGAAGAGGATCCCACCCTAGATGTCAAAGTTTGGGAATGCCTCCATATCAGTGAAGTCTTTGAACGCGCTGAGGCATTTGATCTCATCCATAACCACTTCGACTTTCTGCCGCTCACCTATAGCGGTCTGGTACGTACACCTGTGCTTACCACAATTCATGGATTTTCTTCGGAGCGCATTCTGCCCGTTTATCGCAAATACAACGGCCAGACCTATTACGTTGCGATCAGCCATGCCGATCGACATCCCGATTTGGACTATGTAGCAACCGTCTATCATGGTATCGACCTGGAGGCTTTTACGTTGCGTACTGAACCAGGTACCTATCTGTTATTTTTGGGACGGATTCATCCCGACAAAGGCACGCGTGAGGCCATCGAGGTGGCACTCCAAAGCGGAATGCCGCTCAAAATCGCCGGCATTATTCAAGATCGGGCCTATTTTGCGCAGGAAGTAGCTCCTTTTATCGATGGCCAACAAATCCAATATCTGGGCCCTGTAGGGCCTCAAGAGCGGGATGTGCTTTTAGGCGGGGCCTATGCATTGGTGCACCTTATTAACTTCAACGAGCCGTTTGGCCTTAGCGTGGTCGAAGCGATGGCTTGCGGCACCCCCGTGCTGGCACGGCCGCGTGGTGCCATGCCTGAAATTGTGCGCGATGGTCAAACGGGCGTGCTGGTGCAGACCGTAGCGGAGGCTGTAGAAGCCCTGCCGCGCCTAGGACAGCTTGACCGGGCACAGATTCGGGCCTACGTGGCATCTCGCTTTAGCCGCGAGCGCATGGTAGAGGATTACCTGCGTGTTTACCAGGAAGTGCTGGATCGGCACCGCGCCCGCCAGGCCGCTTGA